The nucleotide sequence CGTGGCTCAGCGGAAATTCAAGCGATTGGCGCTGGTGCATTAAACCAGGCCGTCAAAGCAGTAGCAATTGCCCGAGGATTTGTTGCCCCAAGTGGAGTTGACCTAATTTGTATCCCAGCTTTTACAGATATTATGATTGATAATGAAGAACGGACAGCCATTAAGTTGATTGTGGAACCTCGATAACTAGTAAACTACCTGTTTGCCCGGCAAGCAGGTTTTTTTCTGTATGAAACGTTTAAGCCTTCCGCGTTTCTGAGTTCGTTTTCATGACAAATGTGATAGAATAAGTGCGGAGTAGCTTTGATACCATTCTGAAAACGAATAGGCTTTATTTTTGGACACGCTTCTTGATATAATATGTAAATTAGGGTT is from Radiobacillus kanasensis and encodes:
- the spoVS gene encoding stage V sporulation protein SpoVS, whose translation is MEILKVSAKSNPNSVAGALANVLRERGSAEIQAIGAGALNQAVKAVAIARGFVAPSGVDLICIPAFTDIMIDNEERTAIKLIVEPR